The following coding sequences are from one Beggiatoa alba B18LD window:
- a CDS encoding ClpXP protease specificity-enhancing factor, producing the protein MMTSPRPYLIRAVYEWIIDNNFTPYLKVNANLEQVEVPREFVNEEGSIVLNISPSAVRDLELGNEWLSFNARFSGRAQNVLVPIAAVLGIYTKENGRGFFFNAEEFQDETPPETPPPAPTPTAKKAPFLKVVK; encoded by the coding sequence ATGATGACTTCTCCACGCCCTTACTTAATCCGTGCTGTCTATGAGTGGATTATAGACAACAATTTTACCCCTTACCTAAAAGTCAATGCGAACCTAGAACAGGTCGAAGTACCCCGAGAGTTCGTGAATGAAGAGGGTAGTATTGTATTAAATATCTCCCCTTCCGCAGTTCGTGATTTAGAACTAGGCAATGAATGGCTGAGTTTTAATGCACGTTTTTCTGGCAGAGCGCAAAATGTGCTAGTCCCTATTGCAGCTGTATTAGGCATTTATACAAAAGAAAACGGACGTGGTTTTTTCTTCAATGCAGAAGAATTTCAAGATGAAACTCCACCCGAAACGCCACCACCAGCCCCTACCCCCACAGCGAAAAAAGCACCATTCTTAAAAGTTGTTAAATAA
- the truA gene encoding tRNA pseudouridine(38-40) synthase TruA: MRIALGVEYNGAAFCGWQLQEAGVRTVQGCVEEALSKVANHPVVATCAGRTDKGVHALSQIIHIDVTAQRSMRSWVLGGNVNLPNDIGFLWAQEVDEQFHARFSARGRSYRYIILNRMVRPALLINKVAWDYRALDVERMQTAGNFLLGTHDFTSYRAVGCQAKQPVRTISRLSVTRQADYVIIEVSANAFLHHMVRNIAGVLMTIGCGEQAPEWAKAVLEARDRTAGGVTAPASGLYFQSVLYPEPYMFPQAVVPVL; the protein is encoded by the coding sequence ATGAGAATTGCGTTAGGGGTTGAATATAACGGGGCGGCGTTTTGTGGGTGGCAATTGCAAGAAGCGGGCGTGCGCACGGTGCAGGGATGCGTCGAGGAAGCCTTGTCTAAAGTCGCAAATCATCCTGTTGTGGCAACATGTGCGGGGCGGACGGATAAAGGCGTGCACGCACTGAGTCAGATAATTCATATCGATGTTACCGCACAGCGTTCTATGCGTTCTTGGGTCTTGGGAGGAAATGTTAATTTACCCAATGATATTGGCTTTTTATGGGCGCAAGAAGTTGATGAACAATTTCATGCTCGCTTTTCAGCGCGGGGACGGTCTTATCGCTACATTATTTTAAATCGGATGGTGCGCCCAGCCTTGTTAATCAATAAAGTAGCGTGGGATTATCGAGCGTTGGATGTAGAACGGATGCAAACAGCGGGGAATTTTTTATTAGGCACGCATGATTTTACCTCCTATCGCGCTGTTGGATGTCAGGCAAAACAGCCTGTACGGACGATTAGCCGTTTAAGTGTTACACGCCAAGCGGATTATGTGATTATAGAAGTCTCTGCCAATGCGTTTTTACATCATATGGTGCGCAACATCGCGGGCGTGTTGATGACAATTGGATGTGGTGAGCAAGCCCCAGAGTGGGCAAAAGCAGTTTTAGAAGCGCGTGACCGTACCGCTGGCGGTGTGACCGCGCCCGCAAGTGGTTTGTATTTTCAAAGCGTGTTGTATCCTGAACCTTATATGTTTCCGCAGGCGGTGGTGCCTGTGTTGTAA
- a CDS encoding vWA domain-containing protein, whose amino-acid sequence MLEFEWLWAFLALPLPLLIHYGLKPAKPARTVAIRVPFLEDFSTLQTATPTTPKKYQLQRLFMVLAWLALVIACARPQWLGEPVELPISGRDLMLAVDLSGSMEIGDFQLNQQMVDRLTATKAVAGDFIQRRVGDRVGLILFGDQAYLQTPLTFDRTTVRTLLLESAIGLAGQKTAIGDAIGLAVKRLRNQPVNSRILILLTDGANTAGEVEPLKAADLAAQAGLKIYTIGVGADEMLVRDLFGTRRINPSSDLDEKTLTAIAEKTQGRYFRARDTQALEEIYAELDKLEPIEKDNQYFRPSTPLFYYPLAFALLLASLIWIKRLRTV is encoded by the coding sequence ATGTTGGAATTTGAATGGCTTTGGGCATTTCTAGCCCTCCCGCTCCCGCTACTGATTCACTACGGGTTAAAACCTGCAAAGCCAGCCCGTACCGTAGCGATTCGTGTACCCTTTTTAGAAGACTTTAGCACATTACAAACAGCGACTCCGACAACGCCGAAAAAATATCAATTACAACGCTTGTTCATGGTGCTTGCTTGGTTAGCATTAGTCATTGCCTGCGCCCGCCCACAATGGTTAGGCGAGCCTGTCGAGTTACCCATTAGTGGTCGTGATTTAATGCTCGCGGTGGATTTATCAGGCAGTATGGAAATTGGCGATTTTCAACTCAATCAACAAATGGTTGACCGTTTAACCGCAACAAAAGCTGTTGCTGGAGATTTTATTCAACGGCGAGTTGGTGACCGTGTTGGCTTGATTCTCTTTGGTGACCAAGCCTATTTACAAACGCCATTAACCTTTGACCGTACAACTGTACGTACTTTACTGTTAGAGTCCGCTATTGGTTTAGCGGGGCAAAAAACCGCCATTGGGGATGCAATCGGTCTTGCTGTAAAACGCTTACGCAATCAACCCGTCAACAGTCGAATTTTGATTTTATTAACCGATGGTGCAAATACCGCTGGGGAAGTAGAGCCACTCAAAGCGGCTGATTTAGCCGCACAGGCAGGATTAAAAATTTATACGATAGGTGTTGGCGCAGATGAAATGCTTGTTCGGGATTTATTTGGCACGCGACGCATTAACCCATCTAGCGATTTAGACGAGAAAACGTTAACGGCTATCGCTGAAAAAACACAAGGGCGTTATTTTCGTGCACGAGATACCCAAGCTTTAGAAGAAATTTATGCCGAGTTAGATAAATTAGAGCCGATAGAAAAGGACAATCAATATTTCCGCCCTTCAACGCCCTTATTTTATTATCCCCTAGCGTTCGCGCTACTGTTAGCATCACTGATATGGATTAAACGTTTGCGGACAGTTTAA
- a CDS encoding DUF4395 family protein: MSECKLSFQQMSLFQQGYQSYTPTELKQLEWGLRFTPAICSSITLIGLLTQSPLVLFAVSILGFWAFFFPAGHPMDLLYNHVVRHWFSAAKLPPNPFQRRLACLSAAVMNVIAGVLFLAALPVAAWVVGGILLVLQLIVITTHFCTLSWMYEGLMRALGKWTVPIELVQVEKLCQEGAILVDVRGADEFAQGHLPNALNIPLEQLPNYFAQLADKKVMLYCASGMRSFIASEMFQKQGYHNSYNIGAMARCQPVFAKQPATPAQSHLANQVV; the protein is encoded by the coding sequence ATGTCTGAATGCAAGTTATCTTTTCAACAAATGTCGCTATTTCAACAAGGTTATCAAAGCTATACACCCACTGAATTGAAGCAATTAGAATGGGGATTGCGCTTTACCCCCGCTATCTGCTCATCAATTACCCTGATTGGGTTACTGACACAATCACCTCTAGTGCTCTTTGCAGTCAGTATATTAGGTTTTTGGGCGTTCTTTTTTCCCGCAGGACACCCCATGGACTTACTCTATAATCATGTAGTACGTCATTGGTTTAGTGCTGCAAAACTTCCCCCGAATCCTTTTCAACGTCGGCTTGCGTGCTTATCAGCCGCCGTGATGAATGTCATCGCTGGCGTTCTCTTCTTAGCTGCCTTGCCTGTTGCGGCGTGGGTTGTTGGTGGTATTTTGTTAGTATTACAACTGATTGTCATTACAACACATTTTTGCACATTATCTTGGATGTATGAAGGCTTAATGCGTGCGTTAGGCAAATGGACAGTACCGATTGAATTAGTACAAGTCGAAAAACTGTGTCAAGAAGGGGCTATTTTAGTGGATGTCAGAGGCGCGGATGAATTCGCACAAGGACATTTACCCAATGCTTTAAATATCCCATTAGAACAATTACCTAACTACTTTGCGCAATTAGCGGATAAGAAAGTTATGCTCTATTGCGCCAGTGGAATGCGTAGTTTTATCGCAAGCGAAATGTTCCAAAAACAGGGTTATCACAACAGCTACAACATTGGTGCAATGGCACGTTGTCAGCCTGTATTTGCGAAACAACCTGCAACACCAGCACAAAGCCATCTTGCTAACCAAGTCGTTTAA
- a CDS encoding UDP-2,3-diacylglucosamine diphosphatase, giving the protein METLFIADLHLSPEKTDLAARFQHFLNQRAVKAQALYILGDLFEAWLGDDEEHIFYHNILKQLQQLTEQGVPVTVLHGNRDFLLSTRFAQQTGCQLIEADSLQITLYGTPTLLMHGDTLCTLDHAYQTFRQQVRNPLWQKTFLTYPLAQRRLIAQQARQESQNYQQQTENSIMDVTPTEVVKILEQAKLQHLIHGHTHRPAIHHLTANQQPAYRYVVGDWQTTQAMILVCRPNDWQLENYMP; this is encoded by the coding sequence ATGGAAACTTTATTCATTGCCGATTTACATTTAAGTCCCGAAAAAACCGATTTAGCTGCACGTTTTCAACATTTTTTAAACCAACGAGCGGTTAAAGCACAAGCGTTATACATTTTAGGAGACTTATTTGAAGCATGGCTAGGAGATGACGAAGAACATATTTTTTATCACAACATACTAAAACAATTACAACAACTCACAGAGCAAGGCGTGCCCGTGACAGTTTTACACGGAAATCGTGATTTTTTATTAAGCACAAGATTTGCCCAACAAACAGGATGCCAATTGATAGAAGCAGATAGCCTACAAATAACCCTTTATGGCACACCAACATTATTAATGCATGGCGATACCTTATGCACATTAGACCATGCCTATCAAACCTTTCGACAACAAGTACGCAATCCACTCTGGCAAAAAACTTTTTTAACCTACCCTTTAGCACAACGACGCTTAATAGCACAACAAGCACGACAAGAAAGCCAAAATTATCAACAACAAACTGAAAATAGCATTATGGATGTCACCCCGACTGAAGTCGTGAAAATCTTAGAACAAGCCAAATTACAACATTTAATTCATGGACATACCCATCGCCCTGCGATTCACCATTTAACCGCAAATCAACAACCTGCTTATCGCTATGTCGTTGGGGATTGGCAAACAACACAAGCCATGATTTTAGTGTGTCGCCCAAATGACTGGCAATTAGAAAATTATATGCCTTGA
- a CDS encoding peptidylprolyl isomerase — protein sequence MQVSLQTNYGTITLELNSEKAPKTVENFASYVRSGFYDGTLFHRVINGFMIQGGGLEAGMVNKPTNKPIENEANNGLSNKAGTIAMARTSDPHSATAQFFINVADNKFLDFTAPTMQGWGYCVFGTVIDGMDIVNKIKTVSTTNRAGHQDVPIENVIIEKASVVE from the coding sequence ATGCAGGTTAGCTTACAAACCAACTACGGTACAATTACTCTCGAATTAAACAGCGAAAAAGCACCAAAAACAGTAGAAAATTTCGCCAGTTATGTCCGTTCTGGTTTTTATGATGGCACATTATTTCACCGCGTCATCAACGGCTTTATGATACAAGGCGGGGGGTTAGAAGCAGGAATGGTTAATAAACCAACCAACAAACCCATTGAAAATGAAGCTAATAATGGCTTGAGCAATAAAGCTGGAACGATTGCAATGGCTCGGACATCTGACCCACACTCCGCCACAGCGCAATTCTTTATTAACGTTGCCGACAACAAATTTTTAGACTTTACAGCCCCAACTATGCAAGGCTGGGGCTACTGCGTATTCGGCACAGTTATCGATGGCATGGACATCGTGAATAAAATCAAAACAGTCAGCACAACCAACCGCGCGGGACATCAAGACGTGCCTATTGAAAACGTCATCATCGAAAAAGCCAGCGTCGTTGAATAA
- a CDS encoding peptidylprolyl isomerase: protein MMRYVTACLLLFFATTSSYAAEPPLPQVEIQTSMGKIVLELYPEKAPVTVYNFLTYAQEGFYTGTIFHRVIKDFMVQGGGYTADFEKKTTRPEIKNEANNGLKNLRGTVAMARSADPDSASSQFFVNVKDNYFLDYQSSTPSGWGYTVFGKVTTGMDVVDKIQAVTTGAGGTFTKNVPEQAITIDGMKLKNAEAVLAAPPAALLKETKPVMPTPPTPTSATTANTTEAPATNKVEEKAPTPTITATIPPPKAEEKIESVPPKPTLTPEMLSKASKATDAPSKPDKPEPTP, encoded by the coding sequence ATGATGAGATATGTCACAGCCTGTTTACTTCTATTTTTTGCAACAACGAGCAGTTACGCCGCAGAACCGCCATTACCACAAGTTGAAATCCAAACCAGTATGGGCAAAATCGTACTGGAGCTATACCCAGAAAAAGCCCCAGTAACTGTTTACAACTTTCTAACTTACGCACAAGAAGGATTTTATACAGGTACAATTTTTCATCGGGTCATTAAAGATTTTATGGTTCAAGGGGGCGGATATACCGCTGATTTTGAGAAAAAAACAACTCGCCCAGAAATCAAAAACGAAGCAAACAATGGATTAAAAAATCTACGTGGCACAGTTGCAATGGCTCGCTCTGCTGACCCTGATTCGGCAAGCTCTCAATTTTTTGTCAACGTTAAAGATAACTACTTCCTCGATTATCAATCCTCCACCCCTTCAGGCTGGGGATATACCGTTTTTGGAAAAGTCACCACAGGCATGGATGTTGTAGATAAAATCCAAGCTGTTACAACAGGCGCGGGTGGTACTTTTACAAAAAACGTCCCTGAACAAGCTATTACCATTGATGGCATGAAATTAAAAAATGCAGAAGCTGTTTTAGCCGCTCCCCCAGCAGCTTTACTCAAAGAAACTAAACCAGTCATGCCCACGCCACCAACCCCAACGAGTGCGACAACCGCTAATACAACAGAAGCACCTGCGACCAATAAAGTTGAGGAAAAAGCACCAACCCCAACAATAACCGCCACCATACCACCCCCTAAAGCAGAAGAAAAAATAGAAAGCGTGCCTCCTAAACCAACGCTAACCCCTGAAATGTTAAGCAAGGCAAGCAAGGCAACAGACGCACCATCTAAACCAGATAAACCAGAACCAACCCCCTAA
- the petA gene encoding ubiquinol-cytochrome c reductase iron-sulfur subunit, with product MSTEGVNKGRRRFLVASTSVVGAMGVAAAAYPFVAYWQPSAKAQAAGAPVEVDISKLEPGQRLTVEWRGKPVWIVRRTKEILEALPTLDAQLRDPVSDNSIQPDYAKNANRAIKDEYLVVVGICTHLGCSPNYVPLGEGASALGSDWKGGFFCPCHGSRFDLAGRVFQNVPAPTNLTIPPYSYLSDTRILVGADKVGAA from the coding sequence ATGAGTACAGAGGGTGTAAATAAAGGCAGACGACGGTTTTTAGTGGCTTCCACTTCCGTTGTCGGTGCAATGGGGGTCGCGGCTGCCGCGTATCCTTTTGTTGCTTATTGGCAACCTAGCGCGAAAGCGCAAGCAGCAGGCGCGCCTGTAGAAGTTGACATCAGCAAGTTAGAACCCGGTCAACGTTTAACCGTTGAATGGCGCGGAAAACCTGTGTGGATTGTAAGACGGACTAAGGAAATCTTAGAAGCGTTACCAACTTTAGATGCTCAATTACGCGACCCTGTGTCAGATAACAGCATTCAACCTGACTACGCGAAAAATGCGAATCGGGCAATTAAAGACGAATATTTAGTCGTTGTGGGAATTTGTACCCATTTAGGTTGTTCACCAAATTACGTACCGCTAGGCGAAGGTGCTAGTGCATTAGGGTCTGATTGGAAAGGCGGTTTTTTCTGTCCTTGCCATGGTTCACGCTTTGACTTAGCGGGTCGTGTGTTCCAAAATGTTCCCGCTCCCACCAATTTAACAATTCCCCCTTACAGTTATTTAAGCGACACCCGTATTTTAGTGGGTGCAGATAAAGTAGGAGCCGCGTAA
- a CDS encoding cytochrome c1, which yields MKKLLLSCLLLLPSIVFAAETVPLQHANNDVYDKASLQNGAKLFTNYCMGCHSLQYSRFQRVAKDLDIPEDVMKANLMFTSEKIGDLMTIPMQKKEALGWFGVAPPDLSVIARARGTDWIYSFLLSFYLDENKATGVNNLVFKDTAMPHVLWELQGYQMPVTEKIKDAEGKEHEVIASLAVIHPAGVTDAEAKQKADDYRRTVRDLVNFLDYVGEPAKLQRHYLGMWVLLGLAFLFVFAYALKKEFWRDVH from the coding sequence ATGAAAAAACTGCTTTTAAGTTGTTTACTGTTACTGCCTTCTATCGTATTTGCAGCCGAGACAGTCCCGTTACAACATGCTAATAACGATGTTTATGATAAAGCCTCTTTACAAAATGGTGCAAAATTGTTCACCAATTACTGCATGGGCTGTCATTCATTACAATACTCACGTTTTCAGCGAGTTGCTAAAGACTTAGATATTCCTGAAGATGTCATGAAAGCCAATCTTATGTTTACCAGCGAAAAAATTGGCGATTTAATGACAATTCCTATGCAGAAAAAAGAAGCCCTTGGCTGGTTTGGGGTTGCCCCCCCAGACTTAAGCGTCATTGCTCGCGCACGTGGCACTGACTGGATTTACAGCTTTTTATTATCTTTCTACTTAGATGAAAACAAAGCAACAGGCGTGAATAACCTCGTTTTTAAAGACACTGCAATGCCGCATGTCTTATGGGAATTACAAGGTTATCAAATGCCTGTGACTGAAAAAATCAAAGATGCTGAAGGCAAAGAACATGAAGTAATTGCGTCTTTAGCAGTCATTCATCCCGCAGGTGTCACTGACGCAGAAGCCAAGCAAAAAGCCGATGACTATCGTCGCACCGTCCGCGATTTGGTCAACTTCCTTGATTATGTTGGCGAACCTGCCAAATTACAAAGACATTATCTCGGTATGTGGGTTTTATTAGGACTCGCCTTCCTCTTTGTCTTTGCTTACGCACTGAAAAAAGAGTTTTGGCGCGACGTGCATTAA
- a CDS encoding DUF3305 domain-containing protein, which translates to MMSLGNDFPTLFRVSVLTACERVEGHTWLKERWRILGVVPVHEEQATSRTELLVTDQETQYLWTGFTLQLHKDELESYYHNLTAPKPRLYVVCHGDANEEPIPFLVTLSYDESAAYGEAESRVYDVSMPAEIYRWMELYVLEYYNPKPREKRERQKWFNDKSSPS; encoded by the coding sequence ATGATGTCATTAGGCAATGATTTCCCCACACTTTTCCGCGTTTCTGTACTCACAGCCTGTGAGCGCGTAGAAGGACATACATGGTTAAAAGAACGCTGGCGCATTTTAGGCGTTGTTCCTGTACATGAAGAACAAGCAACCTCACGCACAGAACTGTTAGTGACAGACCAAGAAACCCAATATTTATGGACAGGGTTCACACTACAATTACACAAAGACGAACTAGAAAGCTATTACCATAACTTAACAGCCCCTAAGCCACGGCTTTATGTTGTCTGTCATGGAGACGCAAATGAAGAACCTATCCCGTTTCTTGTCACCTTAAGCTACGACGAATCAGCCGCTTATGGCGAAGCTGAATCTCGAGTTTATGATGTCAGTATGCCCGCTGAAATTTATCGCTGGATGGAATTGTATGTACTCGAATACTACAACCCAAAACCCCGCGAAAAACGCGAACGGCAAAAATGGTTTAATGATAAATCCTCACCTTCGTGA
- a CDS encoding cereblon family protein codes for MMTLTALPYLLQSLEEDDFNRLFSALTEHTTLKPQERPILCRFCQHPITHHRYKIDIQGQHHHIFHNPAEISFQIGCFSQADGCFCYGVPTLEYTWFAGHYWRYAQCANCHQQLGWYYQAVNQGFFGLILANLRDG; via the coding sequence ATGATGACACTAACAGCGTTGCCCTATCTATTACAATCGTTAGAAGAAGACGATTTTAACCGCTTATTCTCAGCCTTAACCGAGCATACGACGCTAAAACCGCAAGAAAGACCCATTTTATGCCGTTTTTGTCAACATCCGATTACGCACCATCGCTATAAAATTGATATTCAAGGGCAACATCATCACATTTTCCATAATCCTGCTGAAATCAGTTTTCAAATTGGTTGTTTTTCTCAAGCGGATGGCTGTTTCTGCTATGGCGTGCCAACCTTAGAATACACATGGTTTGCAGGTCATTACTGGCGATATGCGCAATGTGCTAATTGCCATCAACAATTAGGCTGGTATTATCAAGCTGTCAATCAAGGCTTTTTTGGGCTGATTTTAGCAAATTTGCGGGATGGGTAA
- a CDS encoding cytochrome b yields MSKEASNIDRSTLLGGLLGWFDDRFPLIETWDTHMGKYYAPKNFNFWYYFGVFSIVVLVIQIVTGIFLTMNYKPDGNLAFASVEYIMRDVSFGWLIRYMHSTGASFFFIVVYLHMFRALLYGSYKKPRELVWLVGMGIYLCLMAEAFFGYLLPWGQMSYWGAQVIISLFGAVPVIGDDLTLWIRGDYVVSDATLNRFFALHVIAIPLVLVGLVFLHIVALHAVGSNNPDGVEIKKLKDVDGKPLDGIPFHPYYTVKDFMGVIVFLMFFSVVMFYMPEMGGYFLEAPNFVPADPLVTPAHIAPVWYFTPYYAILRAVPDKLMGVIAMGAAVMIFCLLPWLDRSPVKSIRYKGPLFKIALSIFVVSFIGLGILGVLPPSPALTLLAQILAVIYFAFFLLMPVYTSLDSYKEVPERVTMPAH; encoded by the coding sequence ATGAGTAAAGAGGCGAGCAACATTGATAGAAGTACTTTATTAGGCGGTTTATTAGGTTGGTTTGATGACCGTTTTCCCCTGATTGAAACGTGGGATACCCACATGGGGAAATATTATGCACCGAAAAATTTTAACTTCTGGTACTACTTCGGTGTATTTTCCATTGTTGTCTTAGTGATTCAAATCGTTACTGGGATTTTCTTAACCATGAATTATAAACCTGATGGCAATTTAGCTTTTGCCTCAGTGGAATATATCATGCGGGATGTGTCCTTTGGCTGGTTAATTCGCTACATGCACTCTACGGGCGCATCCTTCTTCTTTATCGTCGTGTATTTGCATATGTTTAGAGCCTTATTATACGGTTCTTACAAAAAACCACGCGAATTAGTTTGGCTGGTTGGAATGGGGATTTATCTATGCTTAATGGCTGAAGCCTTCTTCGGCTATCTGTTACCTTGGGGACAAATGTCTTACTGGGGTGCACAAGTAATTATTTCCCTCTTTGGTGCGGTTCCTGTGATTGGCGATGATTTAACTTTATGGATTCGCGGTGATTACGTTGTTTCTGATGCAACCTTGAACCGTTTCTTTGCCTTACACGTGATTGCTATTCCTTTAGTATTAGTGGGTTTAGTGTTCTTACACATTGTTGCTTTACATGCAGTCGGCTCTAACAACCCCGATGGCGTAGAAATTAAGAAATTAAAAGATGTGGATGGCAAACCTTTAGATGGGATTCCTTTCCATCCTTACTATACCGTGAAAGATTTCATGGGCGTTATCGTCTTCTTAATGTTCTTCTCAGTTGTTATGTTCTACATGCCTGAAATGGGTGGCTATTTCTTAGAAGCACCCAACTTTGTCCCTGCTGACCCCTTAGTCACACCTGCACATATTGCCCCTGTATGGTACTTCACTCCCTACTATGCCATTTTACGCGCAGTGCCTGATAAATTAATGGGCGTTATTGCAATGGGAGCAGCCGTGATGATTTTCTGCTTACTCCCTTGGTTAGACCGTAGCCCTGTTAAATCTATTCGCTACAAAGGACCTTTATTTAAAATTGCCTTATCTATTTTCGTAGTAAGCTTTATTGGTTTAGGGATTTTAGGCGTATTACCTCCATCTCCCGCCTTGACACTATTAGCGCAAATTTTAGCGGTGATTTACTTCGCCTTCTTCCTCTTGATGCCAGTTTATACCTCGCTGGACTCTTATAAAGAAGTCCCTGAACGTGTCACGATGCCCGCACACTAA
- a CDS encoding DUF3306 domain-containing protein gives MMMDKKHAPTQDNFIQRWSRRKHAQVQQASSFPPDEVSPASPPAPTADIANQTKAFPTDMETLTDADMPALDNLDEHSDYQQFFAKKVSQELRTLALRKLFHHPRFNDMDGLDIYHEDYTQFEPLGDVIPHEIRSLLTQKANVLKENTQELISNPTNNIKDAIQTPKTVPQSTTTTGSEEPSIDTPQTNVSSAIPKAG, from the coding sequence ATGATGATGGATAAAAAACACGCCCCGACACAAGACAACTTTATTCAACGCTGGTCACGTCGCAAACACGCCCAAGTTCAACAAGCTTCCTCTTTTCCCCCTGATGAAGTTTCCCCCGCTTCACCGCCTGCCCCTACTGCGGACATAGCAAATCAGACAAAAGCCTTTCCGACTGATATGGAAACACTCACAGATGCTGATATGCCTGCTTTAGACAACTTAGACGAACATAGCGATTATCAGCAGTTTTTTGCGAAAAAAGTCAGCCAAGAATTACGGACATTAGCCTTACGTAAACTCTTCCATCACCCTCGTTTTAACGACATGGATGGACTAGACATTTATCACGAAGATTACACCCAGTTTGAGCCATTAGGCGATGTTATTCCTCATGAAATTCGCAGTTTACTAACACAAAAAGCCAATGTCCTAAAAGAAAACACACAAGAATTGATTTCTAACCCAACCAACAATATAAAAGACGCTATTCAAACCCCAAAAACCGTGCCACAATCAACCACAACAACGGGAAGCGAAGAACCTTCTATAGATACCCCCCAAACAAACGTATCATCCGCTATACCAAAAGCAGGTTAA